A genomic segment from Burkholderia plantarii encodes:
- a CDS encoding NADPH-dependent FMN reductase, which produces MTYRIAVVVGSLRRESFNRALAKAVMSLAPEDFAFEFAEIGALPLYSQDYDSAFPAEASAFKKQIEAAQGLLFVTPEYNRSMPGVLKNALDWASRPWGSNSWGGKPGAVIGTSVGAIGTALAQQHLRNVLAYLDVATLAQPEIFIKHDEGRIDADGKIVSDDTRKFLQSFVDRYAHWVRRHASAAA; this is translated from the coding sequence ATGACATACCGCATTGCCGTCGTCGTCGGCAGTCTGCGACGCGAGTCGTTCAACCGTGCCCTGGCCAAGGCCGTGATGTCGCTGGCCCCCGAAGATTTCGCGTTCGAGTTCGCCGAGATCGGCGCGCTCCCCCTGTATAGCCAGGATTACGATTCGGCGTTCCCCGCCGAGGCAAGCGCCTTCAAGAAGCAGATCGAGGCGGCGCAAGGCCTGCTGTTCGTCACGCCGGAATACAACCGCTCGATGCCGGGCGTGCTGAAGAACGCGCTGGACTGGGCCTCGCGCCCGTGGGGCAGCAATTCGTGGGGCGGCAAGCCGGGTGCGGTGATCGGTACCTCGGTGGGCGCCATCGGCACCGCACTGGCCCAGCAGCATCTGCGCAACGTGCTGGCCTATCTCGATGTCGCCACGCTCGCGCAGCCGGAAATCTTCATCAAGCACGACGAAGGCCGCATCGATGCGGACGGCAAGATCGTCAGCGACGACACGCGCAAGTTCCTGCAGTCGTTCGTCGATCGCTACGCGCACTGGGTGCGTCGCCACGCATCGGCCGCGGCCTGA